In the genome of Manis javanica isolate MJ-LG chromosome 17, MJ_LKY, whole genome shotgun sequence, one region contains:
- the SUPT5H gene encoding transcription elongation factor SPT5 isoform X1: protein MSDSEDSNFSEEEDSERSSDGEEPEVEEERRSAAGSEKEEEPEEEEEEEEEEEYDEEEEEEDDDRPPKKPRHGGFILDEADVDDEYEDEDQWEDGAEDILEKEEIEASNIDNVVLDEDRSGARRLQNLWRDQREEELGEYYMKKYAKSSVGETVYGGSDELSDDITQQQLLPGVKDPNLWTVKCKIGEERATAISLMRKFIAYQFTDMPLQIKSVVAPEHVKGYIYVEAYKQTHVKQAIEGVGNLRLGYWNQQMVPIKEMTDVLKVVKEVANLKPKSWVRLKRGIYKDDIAQVDYVEPSQNTISLKMIPRIDYDRIKARMSLKDWFAKRKKFKRPPQRLFDAEKIRSLGGDVASDGDFLIFEGNRYSRKGFLFKSFAMSAVITEGVKPTLSELEKFEDQPEGIDLEVVTESTGKEREHNFQPGDNVEVCEGELINLQGKILSVDGNKITIMPKHEDLKDMLEFPAQELRKYFKMGDHVKVIAGRFEGDTGLIVRVEENFVILFSDLTMHELKVLPRDLQLCSETASGVDVGGQHEWGELVQLDPQTVGVIVRLERETFQVLNMYGKVVTVRHQAVTRKKDNRFAVALDSEQNNIHVKDIVKVIDGPHSGREGEIRHLFRSFAFLHCKKLVENGGMFVCKTRHLVLAGGSKPRDVTNFTVGGFAPMSPRISSPMHPSAGGQRGGFGSPGGGSGGMSRGRGRRDNELIGQTVRISQGPYKGYIGVVKDATESTARVELHSTCQTISVDRQRLTTVGSRRPGGMTSTYGRTPMYGSQTPMYGSGSRTPMYGSQTPLQDGSRTPHYGSQTPLHDGSRTPAQSGAWDPNNPNTPSRAEEEYEYAFDDEPTPSPQAYGGTPNPQTPGYPDPSSPQVNPQYNPQTPGTPAMYNTDQFSPYAAPSPQGSYQPSPSPQSYHQVAPSPAGYQNTHSPASYHPTPSPMAYQASPSPSPVGYSPMTPGAPSPGGYNPHTPGSGIEQNSSDWVTTDIQVKVRDTYLDTQVVGQTGVIRSVTGGMCSVYLKDSEKVVSISSEHLEPITPTKNNKVKVILGEDREATGVLLSIDGEDGIVRMDLDEQLKILNLRFLGKLLEA from the exons ATGTGGACGATGAGTATGAGGATGAGGACCAGTGGGAGGACGGTGCAGAGGACATCCTAGAGAAAG AAGAGATTGAAG CTTCCAATATTGATAATGTTGTCTTGGATGAAGACCGGTCTGGGGCTCGCCGCCTACAAAACCTCTGGAG GGACCAGCGAGAAGAAGAATTGGGTGAATATTACATGAAGAAATATGCCAAGTCATCTGTGGGAGAGAC GGTGTATGGAGGATCTGACGAGCTCTCGGATGACATCACCCAGCAGCAGCTGCTCCCGGGAGTCAA GGATCCCAATCTGTGGACTGTCAAATGTAAG ATTGGAGAGGAACGGGCAACAGCCATTTCCTTGATGCGCAAGTTTATTGCCTACCAGTTCACAGACATG CCCCTGCAGATTAAGTCAGTAGTGGCACCAGAGCACGTGAAGGGCTACATCTACGTGGAGGCCTACAAGCAGACCCACGTGAAGCAGGCCATCGAGGGCGTAGGCAACCTGCGGCTTGGCTACTGGAATCAGCAGATGGTGCCCATCAAGGAGATGACAGATGTGCTCAAAGTGGTGAAGGAAGTGGCCAACCTGAAACCAAAGTCCTGGGTCCGCCTCAAGCGGGGCATCTATAAGGACGACATCGCACAG GTGGACTATGTGGAGCCCAGCCAAAACACCATCTCACTGAAGATGATCCCACGCATTGACTACGACCGTATCAAGGCCCGCATGAGCTTG AAAGACTGGTTTGCCAAAAGGAAGAAGTTTAAGCGGCCTCCGCAGAGGCTGTTCGATGCTGAGAAGATCAG GTCCCTTGGGGGTGATGTTGCGTCTGATGGTGACTTCCTCATCTTCGAGGGGAACCGTTACAGCCGGAAGGGCTTTCTGTTCAAGAGCTTTGCCATGTCTGCTGTG ATCACAGAGGGTGTGAAGCCCACACTCTCAGAGCTGGAGAAGTTTGAGGACCAGCCAGAGGGCATTGACCTGGAGGTGGTGACTGAGAGCACAG GGAAGGAGCGGGAGCACAACTTCCAACCTGGAGACAACGTGGAGGTGTGTGAGGGAGAGCTTATCAATCTGCAGGGCAAGATCCTCAGCGTGGATGGCAATAAGATAACCATCATGCCCAAGCATGAGGACCTCAAA GACATGCTGGAGTTCCCCGCCCAGGAACTTCGAAAATACTTCAAGATGGGGGACCATGTGAAGGTGATTGCTGGTCGATTCGAGGGTGACACAGGCCTCATTGTGCGGGTAGAAGAGAACTTTGTCATACTCTTCTCTGACCTCACCATGCATGAG CTGAAGGTGCTTCCGCGGGACCTGCAGCTGTGCTCGGAGACAGCATCAGGTGTGGATGTCGGGGGCCAGCATGAGTGGGGGGAGCTGGTGCAGCTGGACCCGCAGACTGTGGGCGTCATTGTGCGACTGGAGCGGGAGACCTTTCAG GTGCTGAACATGTATGGGAAGGTAGTGACTGTCAGGCACCAGGCTGTGACCCGGAAGAAGGACAACCGCTTTGCTGTGGCCCTGGACTCGGAACAGAACAACATCCATGTAAAAGACATCGTCAAGGTTATTGATGGCCCCCACTCA GGTCGGGAGGGCGAGATTCGCCATCTCTTCCGCAGCTTTGCCTTCCTGCACTGCAAGAAACTGGTGGAGAATGGGGGCATGTTTGTCTGCAAGACCCGCCACCTGGTACTGGCAGGGGGCTCGAAG CCCCGAGATGTGACCAACTTCACAGTGGGTGGCTTTGCCCCTATGAGCCCCCGAATCAGCAGCCCCATGCACCCCAGTGCTGGAG GTCAGCGTGGTGGCTTTGGCAGCCCAGGTGGTGGCAGCGGTGGCATGAGTAGGGGCCGGGGGCGGAGAGACAACGAGCTCATTGGCCAGACTGTGCGCATCTCCCAGGGGCCCTACAAAG gcTACATTGGTGTGGTGAAGGATGCCACGGAGTCCACGGCCCGCGTGGAGCTGCACTCCACCTGCCAGACCATCTCTGTGGACCGCCAGCGGCTCACCACAGT GGGTTCACGGCGCCCAGGTGGCATGACCTCAACTTACGGGCGGACACCCATGTATGGCTCCCAGACGCCCATGTATGGCTCTGGCTCCCGCACACCCATGTATGGCTCTCAGACACCTCTCCAGGATG GCAGCCGCACCCCGCATTACGGTTCGCAGACGCCCCTGCATGATGGCAGCCGCACTCCTGCCCAGAGTGGGGCCTGGGACCCCAACAATCCTAACACGCCGTCACG GGCTGAGGAAGAATATGAATATGCCTTCGACGATgagcccaccccatccccacaggCTTATGGGGGCACCCCTAATCCCCAAACACCTGGCTACCCCGACCCCTCATCCCCACAGGTCAACCCACAGTACAACCCACAGACGCCAGGGACACCAGCCAT GTACAACACAGACCAGTTCTCCCCCTATGCTGCCCCATCCCCGCAAGGCTCCTACcaacccagccccagcccccagagctACCACCAGGTGGCACCAAGCCCGGCAGGCTACCAAAACACCCATTCTCCAGCCAGCTACCACCCTACACCCTCGCCCATGGCCTATCAG GCCAGTCCCAGCCCAAGCCCTGTTGGCTACAGTCCCATGACACCTGGAGCGCCCTCCCCTGGTGGCTACAACCCGCACACACCAGGCTCAGGCATTGAGCAGAACTCTAGTGACTGGGTAACCACTGACATCCAGGTGAAGGTGCGGGACACCTACCTGGATACGCAGGTGGTGGGGCAGACAGGCGTTATCCGCAGTGTCACG GGAGGTATGTGCTCTGTGTACCTGAAGGACAGTGAGAAGGTTGTCAGCATCTCCAGTGAGCACCTGGAGCCCATCACCCCAACCAAGAACAACAAG GTGAAGGTGATTCTGGGTGAGGATCGGGAAGCCACAGGTGTCCTGTTGAGCATTGACGGTGAAGATGGCATTGTCCGCATGGACCTTGATGAGCAGCTCAAGATCCTCAACCTTCGCTTCCTGGGGAAGCTTCTGGAGGCCTGA
- the SUPT5H gene encoding transcription elongation factor SPT5 isoform X2 translates to MSDSEDSNFSEEEDSERSSDGEEPEVEEERRSAAGSEKEEEPEEEEEEEEEEEYDEEEEEEDDDRPPKKPRHGGFILDEADVDDEYEDEDQWEDGAEDILEKASNIDNVVLDEDRSGARRLQNLWRDQREEELGEYYMKKYAKSSVGETVYGGSDELSDDITQQQLLPGVKDPNLWTVKCKIGEERATAISLMRKFIAYQFTDMPLQIKSVVAPEHVKGYIYVEAYKQTHVKQAIEGVGNLRLGYWNQQMVPIKEMTDVLKVVKEVANLKPKSWVRLKRGIYKDDIAQVDYVEPSQNTISLKMIPRIDYDRIKARMSLKDWFAKRKKFKRPPQRLFDAEKIRSLGGDVASDGDFLIFEGNRYSRKGFLFKSFAMSAVITEGVKPTLSELEKFEDQPEGIDLEVVTESTGKEREHNFQPGDNVEVCEGELINLQGKILSVDGNKITIMPKHEDLKDMLEFPAQELRKYFKMGDHVKVIAGRFEGDTGLIVRVEENFVILFSDLTMHELKVLPRDLQLCSETASGVDVGGQHEWGELVQLDPQTVGVIVRLERETFQVLNMYGKVVTVRHQAVTRKKDNRFAVALDSEQNNIHVKDIVKVIDGPHSGREGEIRHLFRSFAFLHCKKLVENGGMFVCKTRHLVLAGGSKPRDVTNFTVGGFAPMSPRISSPMHPSAGGQRGGFGSPGGGSGGMSRGRGRRDNELIGQTVRISQGPYKGYIGVVKDATESTARVELHSTCQTISVDRQRLTTVGSRRPGGMTSTYGRTPMYGSQTPMYGSGSRTPMYGSQTPLQDGSRTPHYGSQTPLHDGSRTPAQSGAWDPNNPNTPSRAEEEYEYAFDDEPTPSPQAYGGTPNPQTPGYPDPSSPQVNPQYNPQTPGTPAMYNTDQFSPYAAPSPQGSYQPSPSPQSYHQVAPSPAGYQNTHSPASYHPTPSPMAYQASPSPSPVGYSPMTPGAPSPGGYNPHTPGSGIEQNSSDWVTTDIQVKVRDTYLDTQVVGQTGVIRSVTGGMCSVYLKDSEKVVSISSEHLEPITPTKNNKVKVILGEDREATGVLLSIDGEDGIVRMDLDEQLKILNLRFLGKLLEA, encoded by the exons ATGTGGACGATGAGTATGAGGATGAGGACCAGTGGGAGGACGGTGCAGAGGACATCCTAGAGAAAG CTTCCAATATTGATAATGTTGTCTTGGATGAAGACCGGTCTGGGGCTCGCCGCCTACAAAACCTCTGGAG GGACCAGCGAGAAGAAGAATTGGGTGAATATTACATGAAGAAATATGCCAAGTCATCTGTGGGAGAGAC GGTGTATGGAGGATCTGACGAGCTCTCGGATGACATCACCCAGCAGCAGCTGCTCCCGGGAGTCAA GGATCCCAATCTGTGGACTGTCAAATGTAAG ATTGGAGAGGAACGGGCAACAGCCATTTCCTTGATGCGCAAGTTTATTGCCTACCAGTTCACAGACATG CCCCTGCAGATTAAGTCAGTAGTGGCACCAGAGCACGTGAAGGGCTACATCTACGTGGAGGCCTACAAGCAGACCCACGTGAAGCAGGCCATCGAGGGCGTAGGCAACCTGCGGCTTGGCTACTGGAATCAGCAGATGGTGCCCATCAAGGAGATGACAGATGTGCTCAAAGTGGTGAAGGAAGTGGCCAACCTGAAACCAAAGTCCTGGGTCCGCCTCAAGCGGGGCATCTATAAGGACGACATCGCACAG GTGGACTATGTGGAGCCCAGCCAAAACACCATCTCACTGAAGATGATCCCACGCATTGACTACGACCGTATCAAGGCCCGCATGAGCTTG AAAGACTGGTTTGCCAAAAGGAAGAAGTTTAAGCGGCCTCCGCAGAGGCTGTTCGATGCTGAGAAGATCAG GTCCCTTGGGGGTGATGTTGCGTCTGATGGTGACTTCCTCATCTTCGAGGGGAACCGTTACAGCCGGAAGGGCTTTCTGTTCAAGAGCTTTGCCATGTCTGCTGTG ATCACAGAGGGTGTGAAGCCCACACTCTCAGAGCTGGAGAAGTTTGAGGACCAGCCAGAGGGCATTGACCTGGAGGTGGTGACTGAGAGCACAG GGAAGGAGCGGGAGCACAACTTCCAACCTGGAGACAACGTGGAGGTGTGTGAGGGAGAGCTTATCAATCTGCAGGGCAAGATCCTCAGCGTGGATGGCAATAAGATAACCATCATGCCCAAGCATGAGGACCTCAAA GACATGCTGGAGTTCCCCGCCCAGGAACTTCGAAAATACTTCAAGATGGGGGACCATGTGAAGGTGATTGCTGGTCGATTCGAGGGTGACACAGGCCTCATTGTGCGGGTAGAAGAGAACTTTGTCATACTCTTCTCTGACCTCACCATGCATGAG CTGAAGGTGCTTCCGCGGGACCTGCAGCTGTGCTCGGAGACAGCATCAGGTGTGGATGTCGGGGGCCAGCATGAGTGGGGGGAGCTGGTGCAGCTGGACCCGCAGACTGTGGGCGTCATTGTGCGACTGGAGCGGGAGACCTTTCAG GTGCTGAACATGTATGGGAAGGTAGTGACTGTCAGGCACCAGGCTGTGACCCGGAAGAAGGACAACCGCTTTGCTGTGGCCCTGGACTCGGAACAGAACAACATCCATGTAAAAGACATCGTCAAGGTTATTGATGGCCCCCACTCA GGTCGGGAGGGCGAGATTCGCCATCTCTTCCGCAGCTTTGCCTTCCTGCACTGCAAGAAACTGGTGGAGAATGGGGGCATGTTTGTCTGCAAGACCCGCCACCTGGTACTGGCAGGGGGCTCGAAG CCCCGAGATGTGACCAACTTCACAGTGGGTGGCTTTGCCCCTATGAGCCCCCGAATCAGCAGCCCCATGCACCCCAGTGCTGGAG GTCAGCGTGGTGGCTTTGGCAGCCCAGGTGGTGGCAGCGGTGGCATGAGTAGGGGCCGGGGGCGGAGAGACAACGAGCTCATTGGCCAGACTGTGCGCATCTCCCAGGGGCCCTACAAAG gcTACATTGGTGTGGTGAAGGATGCCACGGAGTCCACGGCCCGCGTGGAGCTGCACTCCACCTGCCAGACCATCTCTGTGGACCGCCAGCGGCTCACCACAGT GGGTTCACGGCGCCCAGGTGGCATGACCTCAACTTACGGGCGGACACCCATGTATGGCTCCCAGACGCCCATGTATGGCTCTGGCTCCCGCACACCCATGTATGGCTCTCAGACACCTCTCCAGGATG GCAGCCGCACCCCGCATTACGGTTCGCAGACGCCCCTGCATGATGGCAGCCGCACTCCTGCCCAGAGTGGGGCCTGGGACCCCAACAATCCTAACACGCCGTCACG GGCTGAGGAAGAATATGAATATGCCTTCGACGATgagcccaccccatccccacaggCTTATGGGGGCACCCCTAATCCCCAAACACCTGGCTACCCCGACCCCTCATCCCCACAGGTCAACCCACAGTACAACCCACAGACGCCAGGGACACCAGCCAT GTACAACACAGACCAGTTCTCCCCCTATGCTGCCCCATCCCCGCAAGGCTCCTACcaacccagccccagcccccagagctACCACCAGGTGGCACCAAGCCCGGCAGGCTACCAAAACACCCATTCTCCAGCCAGCTACCACCCTACACCCTCGCCCATGGCCTATCAG GCCAGTCCCAGCCCAAGCCCTGTTGGCTACAGTCCCATGACACCTGGAGCGCCCTCCCCTGGTGGCTACAACCCGCACACACCAGGCTCAGGCATTGAGCAGAACTCTAGTGACTGGGTAACCACTGACATCCAGGTGAAGGTGCGGGACACCTACCTGGATACGCAGGTGGTGGGGCAGACAGGCGTTATCCGCAGTGTCACG GGAGGTATGTGCTCTGTGTACCTGAAGGACAGTGAGAAGGTTGTCAGCATCTCCAGTGAGCACCTGGAGCCCATCACCCCAACCAAGAACAACAAG GTGAAGGTGATTCTGGGTGAGGATCGGGAAGCCACAGGTGTCCTGTTGAGCATTGACGGTGAAGATGGCATTGTCCGCATGGACCTTGATGAGCAGCTCAAGATCCTCAACCTTCGCTTCCTGGGGAAGCTTCTGGAGGCCTGA
- the DLL3 gene encoding delta-like protein 3: MVGSRMPQLLSRTMILALIFLPQARPAGVFELQIHSFGAGPGPGAPRSPCSAQGPCRLFFRVCLKPGVSEGAAESPCALGAALSARGLVYTQQPEAPAPDLPLPDGPLRVPFRDAWPGTFSLIIETWREEFGEEIGGPSWSLLARVAGRRRLAAGGPWARDVQRAGTWELRFSYRARCEPPSAGTTCVSVCRSHSAPSRCSPELRPCGLLEDECETPEACRAGCSPEHGFCEQPDECQCLEGWTGPLCTIPVSASSCLSPRGPSSATTGCVVPGPGPCDGNPCANGGSCSETPGSFECACPRGFYGLRCEVSGVTCADGPCFNGGLCVGGADPDSVYICHCPPGFQGSNCEKRVDRCSLQPCRNGGLCLDLGHALRCRCRAGFAGPRCEHDLEDCAGRACANGGTCLEGGGARRCSCALGFGGRDCRERADPCAARPCAHGGRCYAHFSGLVCACAPGYMGARCEFPVHPDGADEGADTLPAAPLGVKRGDPQRFLLPPALGLLVAAGLAGAALLLVHVRRRGPGRDTGSRLLAATPEPSIHALPDALNNMRTQEGPGDGPSPSADWNHAEDGDSCAIYVIPAPSIYAREA; encoded by the exons ATGGTCGGCTCGCGGATGCCTCAGCTCCTGTCCCGGACGATGATCCTGGCGCTTATTTTCCTTCCTCAG GCACGGCCGGCGGGCGTCTTCGAGTTGCAGATCCACTCTTTCGGGGCAGGACCGGGCCCAGGGGCTCCGCGGTCCCCCTGCAGTGCCCAGGGTCCCTGCCGCCTCTTCTTTAGGGTCTGCCTGAAGCCAGGGGTCTCCGAGGGGGCCGCCGAATCTCCGTGCGCCCTGGGCGCGGCGCTGAGTGCGCGCGGGCTCGTCTACACCCAGCAGCCGGAGGCGCCAGCGCCTGACCTGCCGCTGCCCGATGGCCCCCTGCGCGTGCCCTTCCGAGACGCCTGGCCT GGCACTTTCTCTCTCATCATTGAAACCTGGAGAGAAGAGTTTGGAGAGGAGATTGGAG GGCCCTCCTGGAGCCTGCTGGCGCGCGTGGCCGGCCGGCGTCGCCTAGCGGCCGGGGGCCCGTGGGCCCGGGACGTGCAGCGCGCAGGCACCTGGGAGCTGCGCTTTTCGTACCGCGCGCGCTGCGAGCCGCCCTCCGCTGGGACGACGTGCGTGAGCGTCTGCCGCTCGCACAGCGCGCCCTCGCGGTGCAGCCCGGAACTGCGCCCCTGCGGGCTGCTGGAGGACGAGTGCGAGACTCCAG AGGCATGTCGAGCAGGCTGCAGCCCAGAGCACGGCTTTTGTGAGCAGCCAGATGAATGTCAATGCCTGGAAGGCTGGACTGGGCCCCTCTGCACCATCCCTGTCTCAGCCAGCAGCTGCCTCAGCCCCAGGGGCCCATCTTCTGCCACCACTGGATGTGTTGTACCTGGTCCGGGGCCCTGTGATGGGAACCCATGCGCCAACGGGGGCAGCTGCAGT GAAACACCAGGGTCCTTTGAATGTGCCTGTCCCCGTGGATTCTATGGGTTGCGGTGTGAAGTGAGCGGGGTCACATGTGCGGATGGACCTTGCTTCAACGGTGGCTTGTGTGTGGGAGGTGCAGACCCCGACTCTGTCTACATCTGCCACTGCCCACCTGGTTTCCAAGGCTCCAATTGTGAGAAGAGGGTGGACCGGTGCAGCCTGCAGCCATGCCGGAATG GCGGGCTCTGCCTGGACCTGGGCCACGCCCTTCGCTGCCGCTGCCGCGCGGGCTTCGCGGGGCCGCGCTGCGAGCATGACCTGGAGGACTGCGCCGGCCGCGCCTGCGCCAACGGCGGCACGTGCCTGGAGGGCGGTGGCGCGCGCCGCTGCTCCTGCGCGCTGGGCTTTGGCGGCCGCGACTGCCGCGAGCGCGCCGACCCGTGCGCTGCGCGCCCCTGCGCCCACGGTGGCCGCTGCTACGCTCACTTCTCCGGCCTCGTCTGCGCCTGCGCGCCCGGGTACATGGGCGCGCGCTGCGAGTTCCCAGTTCACCCAGACGGCGCGGACGAGGGCGCAGACACCTTGCCCGCGGCTCCGCTGGGTGTCAAGCGTGGGGACCCGCAGCGCTTCCTTTTGCCGCCGGCTTTGGGACTGCTGGTGGCCGCGGGCTTGGCCGGCGCTGCACTGCTGCTGGTGCATGTGCGACGCCGTGGCCCTGGCCGGGATACTGGGTCTCGCTTGCTGGCAGCGACCCCGGAGCCATCCATCCACGCACTCCCTGATGCGCTCAACAACATGAGGACTCAGGAGGGCCCCGGGGATGGCCCGAG CCCGTCAGCAGATTGGAATCACGCTGAGGATGGAGACTCCTGTGCGATTTACGTCATACCTGCTCCTTCCATCTATGCTCGGGAG GCCTGA
- the TIMM50 gene encoding mitochondrial import inner membrane translocase subunit TIM50 — MAASAALFLRLRSGLRLGTRGLCARLATPPARASDQAAEIGSRGGTKAQAQAQGPQQQQGTEGPSYAKKVALWLAGLLGAGGTVSVVYIFGNNSVDETGAKIPDEFDSDPILVQQLRRTYKYFKDYRQMIIEPTSPCLLPDPLREPYYQPPYTLVLELTGVLLHPEWSLATGWRFKKRPGIETLFQQLAPLYEIVIFTSETGMTAFPLIDSVDPHGFISYRLFRDATRYMDGHHVKDISCLNRDLARVVVVDCKKEAFRLQPYNGVALRPWDGNSDDRVLLDLSAFLKTIALNGVEDVRTVLEHYALEDDPLEAFKQRQSRLEQEEQQRLAELSKSSKQNLFFSSLTSRLWPRSKQP; from the exons ATGGCGGCCTCGGCGGCGCTGTTCCTGCGCTTGCGGAGCGGGCTCCGGCTTGGCACGCGGGGGCTGTGCGCGAGGCTGGCGACGCCGCCCGCCCGGGCCTCGGACCAG GCCGCAGAGATTGGGAGCCGCGGGGGCACTAAGGCTCAGGCCCAGGCTCAGGGGCCACAGCAGCAGCAGGGCACAGAGGGTCCCAGCTACGCCAAAAAAGTTGCGCTCTGGCTTGCTGGGCTGCTCGGGGCCGGTGGGACCGTGAGTGTCGTCTATATCTTTG GAAACAACTCTGTGGATGAAACTGGTGCCAAG ATTCCTGATGAATTCGACAGTG ATCCGATTCTGGTACAGCAGTTGCGCCGGACATACAAGTATTTCAAAGATTATAGACAG ATGATCATCGAGCCCACCAGCCCTTGCCTTCTCCCAGACCCTCTGCGGGAGCCATACTACCAGCCGCCCTACACTCTGGTCTTGGAGCTCACCGGTGTCCTCTTGCACCCTGAGTGGTCG CTGGCCACTGGCTGGAGGTTTAAGAAGCGTCCAGGTATTGAGACCTTATTCCAGCAGCTCGCCCCTTTGTATGAAATCGTCATCTTTACATCAGAGACTGGCATG ACTGCATTTCCACTCATTGACAGTGTGGATCCCCATGGCTTCATCTCCTACCGCCTATTCCGGGATGCCACAAGATACATGGATGGGCACCATGTTAAG GACATTTCGTGTCTGAATCGGGACCTGGCCCGAGTAGTCGTTGTGGATTGCAAGAAGGAAGCGTTCCGCCTACAGCCCTACAATGGAGTTGCACTGCGACCCTGGGATGGCAACTCTGATGACCGCGTCTTGCTGGATCTGTCTGCCTTCCTCAAGA CTATCGCTCTGAATGGTGTGGAAGATGTCAGGACGGTGCTGGAGCACTATGCCCTGGAGGATGACCCCCTGGAGGCTTTCAAACAGCGGCAAAGCCGGCTAGAGCAG GAGGAGCAGCAGCGCCTGGCCGAGCTCTCCAAGTCCAGCAAGCAGAACCTCTTCTTCAGCTCTCTCACCAGCCGCTTGTGGCCTCGCTCCAAACAGCCCTGA